The nucleotide window ACCGCTGACCGTCTCGAAGACGGAGGAGGTGAACGACTGACCGCCTCTGCGTTGGACTTTTGAACCGAACAGAAAGTGTACCTGTTGTGTCACTGAAACTGTTCTCAGATGCGATACTCGGCGGTCGAACAGTCTCGAACCGTGTGATCGTGTCGCCGATGTGTCAGTACAGCGCAGACGACGGGGCTGCGACGGACTGGCACCTGGTCCACCTGGGGTCGCGGGCCGTCGGCGGCGCCGGCGTCGTCGTCGCAGAGGCGGCGGCGGTGGAACGGCGAGGGCGGATCACGACCGGCGACCTCGGGTTGTACCGTGACGACCACGTCCCCCCGCTGGCCCGGGTCGCGTCGTTCGTCGCCGACCAGGGCTCCGTCCCCGGGATCCAACTCGCACACGCCGGTCGGAAGGCGTCGAAGCGACGGCCGTGGGAGGGGCACAGACCACTGACGGACGAGGAGGGTCGCTGGCCGATCGTCGCCCCCACCGCGGAGCCGTACCCGTACCAGGATCACGAGGCACCACCGACCCGTCGGCTGTCGGCCGACGAGGTCGAGGCCGTCGTCGACAGCTTCGCCGCCGCGGCACGGCGGGCCCGCGAGGCCGGCTTCCAGTTCGTCGAGATCCACGCCGCCCACGGCTACCTCCTCCACGAGTTCCTCTCCCCGGTGACGAACGACCGGACGGACCGCTACGGCGGATGCTTCGAGGCTCGCACCCGATTGTTGCGGGAAGTGACGGCGACCGTCCGGGAAGTCTGGCCGGCCGACTCACCGGTCGGCGTCCGGATCTCGGCGACGGACTGGCTGGACGACCGAGAGTCGTGGACGGTCGCCGACTCCGCCCGACTCGCGCCCACCCTCGCCGAGGCCGGTGCCGACCTGATCGACGTGAGCGCCGGCGGGCTCCATCCGGACCAGAGCGTGTTGCGTTCGACCCCGGGGTACCAGGTGCCGTACGCGGAGACGATCCGCGAACACCTCCGCGAGGAGGACAGGGAGACGGCGGTCGCGACGGTCGGAGCGATCACGGAGCCGACGCACGCCGCCGCGATCGTCGCCAACGAGCGAGCGGACTTCGTCGCGCTGGGGCGCGAACACCTCCGGTCACCGTACTGGACCCACGACGCCGCCGTGGAGTTGGACGCCGACAGCGACGCCAACTGGCCGGTCCAGTACGGCTGGGCGACCGAGTGACGCCACGGGAGAGTCCGAACAACGCTTATCGGCGCGGCCCGCCAACTCCGAGACATGAGTTCCCGCGACGACGAAGAGCTCGCGGCGTTGTTGTCCGACCTGGAGACCACGCTGGAGGATCTCCGGACGGAGTTGGACGACGAACGCCGTGGGCGGCGACGAGACCGACAGCCACGCGAGCGTGACGAGCACGACCGGCGTGACGGCCGCGACCGACGCGACGACCGTGACAGTCGCGACGACCGGCCGCGTCGCCGCGAGGGGCCGCAGTTCGACCCGCCGTCCGTGGGCGACGTGTTGCGGTTCACCAACGAGTACACGCTGCCGACGCTGATCGCCACGCTGGAGGCGACGATCTCGGCGTTGGAGCTGTTCCAGAAGGTCGTCGGGGCGGTCGCTCCCGCGGACTCCGAGCCGCCACAGCGGCGCGACACCGGGCTGGACGGCGTCGTCGACGACGCGAGCGGCCGGGCGACCGACCAGCTCACTCGACGGCTGGACGACCTCCGGACGGCGCTCGCGGAGACGAATCTCCCACAGGACGGCGAGGCGCGCGACATCGTGAGCGAGGCGCGCTCGCTCACCGAGGAGATCGAGTCGCGGGTCCGCGACTCCCGGCAGACGGTCGACGACGCTCGCCGGGACGGCCGCGACCGTCGAGACGACCGCGACAGTCGCGACCGCCGGGGAGACGGCCGCGACCGACGGCGTGACCGGCGTGACGACCGCGACGGTCGTGGCCGCGACGACGGCCCGGTGGAGATTGCCGTCGGTAGCCCGGGCGACGACGAGGCGGACGACGACGCGGGCGACGACGCGAGCGACGGCGAGACCGACGAGGAGGCCGAAGAGCCCGCGCCGGAGGTGGACGTGGAAGCCGAACTCCAGTCGATCAAACGAGAGGTCGACGACGACGAAGACGAGGACGACGAGACGTAGTCAGATCGGCCGGAACCGGAAGCCGTCCCACGACTGACTGTCTGGCTCTCTGATCCCGGCCTCGGGGTCGCGCAGTTCCGGGGTGTACACTGGCTCGACCTCGTCGCCGATCGCCACGTCGTCGGTGGCCTGACCGAGCGCGCGGACGGGCTCTCCGTCCACGTCGAACTCTACGATAGCGAGTGTGTTCGGCTCCCGGACGCCCGGCGGCGTGGCGGTCGACTCCGTCCACGTCACCACGCGGGCGGTGTACTCCGAGAGGTCCACCGTCCCGACTCGTTCGGCACCGTCCGGGCTCACGGGGTGCGGGGGGTAGGTGATCGTGCCGTCGGCGTACTCCGCGGCCTCGAAGACGGGCTCGTCGTCGCTCACTCTGCCACCTCCAGGAGCGTCGTCGTCACACAGTTGCCGAACCCGCCGACGTTACACGCCAGCCCCACGTCGGCGTCCACCTGCCGCGGGCCGGCCTCGCCGAGCACCTGTTCGTACACCTCGACCGCCTGCGCGACGCCGGAGGCGCCCAGCGGGTGGCCCTTCGACTTGAGTCCGCCGGAGGTGTTCACCGGAATCTCCCCGTCGCGGGCGGTGCGACCCTCCGACGCGGCGCGCCAGCCCTCGCCTCTGTCCGCGAAGCCGAGACCTTCGAACTGGAGAACTTCCAGGATCGTGAACATGTCGTGGAGTTCCGCCACGTCCACGTCCGCGGGCTCGCGGTCGGCCATCTCGAAGGCGGCCGCCCCGGAGTCGCGGACGGCGCCCATCGTCGTCGGGTCCGGTCGCTCGTGGACGACGTGGGTGTCCGTCGCGCCGGCGACGCCGGTGACGACGGCGTACTCGTCGGTGTACGACGCCGCCAGCGACTCCGGGACGAGCAGGAGCGCGGCGGAGCCGTCCGTGATCGGACAGAAGTCGTACAGCCGCAGCGGGTCCGCGACGATGGGACTGTCCAGCACGGTCTCGCGGTCGACCGCCTCCCGGAACTGGGCGTTGGGGTTGTCGACGCCGTTGGCGTGGTTCTTCACCGCCACGTCCGCCAGGCTCTCCCGGGGAGCGTCGTGGGCGTCGAGGTACGCTCGGGCCGTGAGTCCGGCGAACGACGGCAGCGTGACGCCGTGTCTGTACTCCGCCGGGTGGGTGAGCGACGCGATCACGTCCGTCGCCTCCGCCGTGCTCCGGTGGGTCATCTTCTCGCCGCCGACCAACAGCGTGCAGTCGCTGGCGCCGGCGGCGACGGACTGCCAGGCGGCGTAGATTCCGGCGCCGCCCGAGGCCGAGGTCTGGTCGACCCGTGCGGTGTAAGCGGGAACTGCCCCCAGGTCGTGCGCGAGCGCGTTCGGGACCCCCGTCTGGCCCTCGAACTCCCCGCTTGCCATGTTCGAGACGTACAGGTGGTCGACGGCGTCGGCGTCGACGCCGGCGTCGGCCAGACACGCCTGACCGGCCTCCGCCAGCAGGTCCAGCACCCAGCCGTCCCGTCGGCCGAACTGTGTCATCGACGCCGCCACGACGGCGACGCGGTCGTCCGTGTCGTCCATACCAGACGGGCGAGCGGCACCCACTTGCCCGTTTCCCTCCGCGGCGACCGGCGAGTGTCAGAACCCCCGTCGGTACTGGACGGGCACGTCGACGCCCTCGGGATCGTCCAGTTCGTCGGCGGCGTGTAACGGCCAGTACGGCGACCGGAGGAACTCCCGGGCCATCGCCACCGCGTCCACGCGGTCGTTGGCCAGCAGTTGCTCCGCCTGGGTCGGCTCCGTGATCCCGCCGACGGCGCCGACCGCCAGGTCGACGCCCTCTTCGCGGAGGTGCTCGCGGATCGTCTCCGCGTACGGCACCTGGTAGCCGGGGCCGGTCTGCGGGACGGACTGTGCCGGGCTGATCCCGCCGGCGCTCACGTCGATCAGGTCGGCACCGGCCTCGGCGAGAGTGGGCGCGAGTCGGGCGGAGTCGGCGACTGTCCACGACTCTCGGTCGTCCAGCCAGTCCGTCGCCGAGATCCGGACGAACACCGGGTCGCCGTCCGGCCAGACCTCCCGGACGGCCGCCGTCACCTCCCGGAGGAGCCGCGTCCGACTCTGGAAGTCGCCGCCGTAGCGGTCCGTCCGGTCGTTCGTCACCGGGGAGAGGAACTCGTGGAGGAGGTAGCCGTGGGCGGCGTGGACCTCGGCGATCCGGAACCCCGCGTCGCGGGCCCGCTCGGCGGCCGCCCGGAACTGGTCGACGACGGTCTCGACCTCGTCGGTCGACAGCCGGCGAGTGGGCTGTTCGTCACCGTCGCGGGGGTACGGCTCCTCGCTCGGCCCGAGCGCGGTCCAGCCGTCCGCCTCGGGCGACACCGGGCTGCCGCCGTCCCACGGCGGCGCGGTCGACGCCTTCCGGCCGGCGTGTGCGAGCTGAATCCCGGGGACAGATCCCTGGTCGGCGACGAACGACGCGATCCGACCCAGCGCCTCGGCCTGCTCCTCGTTCCAGATACCCAGATCACCGGGCGAGATTCGACCGGCCGGCGAGACGGCCGTCGCTTCCGACAGCACGACGCCGGCGCCGCCGACGGCCCGCGACCCCAGGTGGACCAGGTGCCAGTCCGTGGCGACACCCTCGCTGGCGCTGTACTGACACATCGGCGATACGAACACGCGATTCGGCAGCTCCGTCTCCCGCAGCTCCAACGGCTCGAACAGTCGGCTCACGGAGTGAGTCCGGTCGGTGGCCACAAACCTCCGGCGTCGGGGGAACGTCTCGCCGGGAGTCCGGCGGCGAGCGAGCGGGGAGCCAGGAGCGAGGCGTCACCCGAACTTTACGGGGCGGGGCGTCGTCGCCAGTCGCGTGGACGACGAACGAATCGCGGCCGCAGAACGGTTCCTGGCGGACTGGCTCGCGGACGAACGAGTGGCGGGCGCCGGGCTGGCGATCGTCGCCGACGGGGAGCCGATCCACACGGCCGGCTACGGCGCCCGCGACCTGGCGACGGACGCCCCCGCGACGGCCGACACACTGTACGGGGTCGGCTCCGTCACGAAGTCGGTGACGGCGCTGGCGGTGCTCCGGACGGTCGCGGACACGAGACTGTCGTTGTCCGACCCCGTCTCCGACCATCTCGACGTCTTCGGTGACGAGCCTCGGCCGCCGACGGTACAGGAGCTGCTCACCCACACCTCCGGGATGCCCGCGGACGGGGCGAGCGTCGCCCTCATCTCGCGTCAGATCGGCGGCGACCCCGCGGCGGTGCCGTTGTCGTCGCCGGGGGACCTGGATCGCCACGTCGCCGGCGCGACTGCCGACCGCGCGGGCGACGAACGGTTCCGGTACTACAACACGGGGTACACGTTGTTGGGGCGACTCGTGGCGACGCTACACGACCGGCCGTTCTCGGAGTACGTCGCAGACGAGCTGTTGGCGCCGCTGGGGATGGACCGGGCCGTCCTCGCGCCGTCGTCGTACGACGAACTCGACGACGCCGCGACGCCGTACCACCCGGCGACCGGCGAGCCGACGCCGTTCCCGTCGAAGGGGACCGGCGCGGCCGGCGGACTCGTCGCGTCCGCCCGCGACCTGGCGGCGTACCTCCGGTTCCAGACGACCGGCGAGCCCGCGGTGGTCTCCGGCGACGACCGTCGGACCGCACACGCCGCCCACGCGACCAGACAGACGTACGGCGACGACACGACACAGGGGTACGGCTACGG belongs to Halobaculum sp. MBLA0143 and includes:
- a CDS encoding NADH:flavin oxidoreductase/NADH oxidase, translating into MSRLFEPLELRETELPNRVFVSPMCQYSASEGVATDWHLVHLGSRAVGGAGVVLSEATAVSPAGRISPGDLGIWNEEQAEALGRIASFVADQGSVPGIQLAHAGRKASTAPPWDGGSPVSPEADGWTALGPSEEPYPRDGDEQPTRRLSTDEVETVVDQFRAAAERARDAGFRIAEVHAAHGYLLHEFLSPVTNDRTDRYGGDFQSRTRLLREVTAAVREVWPDGDPVFVRISATDWLDDRESWTVADSARLAPTLAEAGADLIDVSAGGISPAQSVPQTGPGYQVPYAETIREHLREEGVDLAVGAVGGITEPTQAEQLLANDRVDAVAMAREFLRSPYWPLHAADELDDPEGVDVPVQYRRGF
- a CDS encoding thiolase family protein, producing the protein MDDTDDRVAVVAASMTQFGRRDGWVLDLLAEAGQACLADAGVDADAVDHLYVSNMASGEFEGQTGVPNALAHDLGAVPAYTARVDQTSASGGAGIYAAWQSVAAGASDCTLLVGGEKMTHRSTAEATDVIASLTHPAEYRHGVTLPSFAGLTARAYLDAHDAPRESLADVAVKNHANGVDNPNAQFREAVDRETVLDSPIVADPLRLYDFCPITDGSAALLLVPESLAASYTDEYAVVTGVAGATDTHVVHERPDPTTMGAVRDSGAAAFEMADREPADVDVAELHDMFTILEVLQFEGLGFADRGEGWRAASEGRTARDGEIPVNTSGGLKSKGHPLGASGVAQAVEVYEQVLGEAGPRQVDADVGLACNVGGFGNCVTTTLLEVAE
- a CDS encoding serine hydrolase, translated to MDDERIAAAERFLADWLADERVAGAGLAIVADGEPIHTAGYGARDLATDAPATADTLYGVGSVTKSVTALAVLRTVADTRLSLSDPVSDHLDVFGDEPRPPTVQELLTHTSGMPADGASVALISRQIGGDPAAVPLSSPGDLDRHVAGATADRAGDERFRYYNTGYTLLGRLVATLHDRPFSEYVADELLAPLGMDRAVLAPSSYDELDDAATPYHPATGEPTPFPSKGTGAAGGLVASARDLAAYLRFQTTGEPAVVSGDDRRTAHAAHATRQTYGDDTTQGYGYGWMRRPFDGETLIEHGGSIGVGSAYVGFLQESGLGVGLACNGSPEAHPQFAGPALLSVLRGGEPTDTRFYRLRERADRVAGDYESYRGIQRATVAREGARITVELDDALESRSFEAFPEDSDGETHRYETVAPDGARVPVRFVETDDGTDLFYRRWRLHPV
- a CDS encoding Zn-ribbon domain-containing OB-fold protein produces the protein MSDDEPVFEAAEYADGTITYPPHPVSPDGAERVGTVDLSEYTARVVTWTESTATPPGVREPNTLAIVEFDVDGEPVRALGQATDDVAIGDEVEPVYTPELRDPEAGIREPDSQSWDGFRFRPI
- a CDS encoding NADH:flavin oxidoreductase/NADH oxidase, with product MSLKLFSDAILGGRTVSNRVIVSPMCQYSADDGAATDWHLVHLGSRAVGGAGVVVAEAAAVERRGRITTGDLGLYRDDHVPPLARVASFVADQGSVPGIQLAHAGRKASKRRPWEGHRPLTDEEGRWPIVAPTAEPYPYQDHEAPPTRRLSADEVEAVVDSFAAAARRAREAGFQFVEIHAAHGYLLHEFLSPVTNDRTDRYGGCFEARTRLLREVTATVREVWPADSPVGVRISATDWLDDRESWTVADSARLAPTLAEAGADLIDVSAGGLHPDQSVLRSTPGYQVPYAETIREHLREEDRETAVATVGAITEPTHAAAIVANERADFVALGREHLRSPYWTHDAAVELDADSDANWPVQYGWATE